From a single Nicotiana tomentosiformis chromosome 2, ASM39032v3, whole genome shotgun sequence genomic region:
- the LOC104086110 gene encoding copper transporter 1-like encodes MNNGGHMQGMAMAPPPSAAMNNATGGGGGMMMKNHRHMMMHMTFFWGKNTEILFSNWPGYDNLGMYVLALFVVFFMAVLVEFLSHGNYIKENADHVSAGLIQTTLYGLRIGLAYVVMLAVMSFNGGVFLVAIFGHMLGFLVFGSRVFNKSSNEGKTMDLPPMSCSC; translated from the coding sequence ATGAACAACGGCGGCCACATGCAAGGAATGGCTATGGCGCCGccgccatcagccgccatgaacAACGCCACCGGAGGAGGAGGAGGCATGATGATGAAGAACCATCGGCATATGATGATGCACATGACGTTTTTCTGGGGAAAGAATACTGAAATTCTCTTCTCAAATTGGCCTGGATATGATAATTTGGGCATGTATGTTTTGGCGCTTTTTGTCGTTTTTTTCATGGCTGTTCTCGTCGAATTTCTGTCTCACGGCAATTACATTAAGGAAAATGCTGATCATGTGAGCGCGGGGTTGATTCAGACAACTTTGTATGGACTGAGAATTGGTTTGGCTTATGTTGTTATGTTGGCTGTTATGTCGTTCAATGGTGGTGTTTTCTTGGTTGCTATTTTTGGGCACATGTTAGGGTTCTTGGTTTTTGGAAGTAGGGTTTTCAACAAATCGTCTAATGAGGGCAAGACTATGGATCTTCCACCAATGAGCTGTAgttgttga